The Trypanosoma brucei gambiense DAL972 chromosome 10, complete sequence genome has a segment encoding these proteins:
- a CDS encoding T. brucei spp.-specific protein, with product MSTFAVLNGVIILAVFVVTAACLDDQKPIREGGKALSGEAAKHLCRIKQISELLGSRAEFELIRDGSKFTSERQVLRNVQDKITEGVKGINELFGRHCRRVSLGIEGGGSDMLSNPNCEDSDKKEGTGEATDQGSGTLSEEGIIQCEHDNFLRDFLIRGALEAYRSQMEQWEKKKPTEGNKTSTEGKGDESSKKHEDQCQQMGYSVHGACTVSEQKWRQHLEEAVKLMESIIVVKKEDVCGVSKEGETQK from the coding sequence atGAGCACCTTCGCGGTACTAAATGGTGTCATAATATTAGCGGTATTCGTTGTAACCGCTGCTTGCTTAGATGATCAAAAGCCTataagggagggagggaaagcgCTGAGTGGAGAGGCTGCAAAACATCTCTGCCGCATCAAACAGATAAGTGAATTGCTCGGAAGCCGTGCAGAGTTTGAGCTAATTAGGGACGGATCCAAGTTTACCAGCGAGCGACAAGTCCTTCGTAATGTCCAGGATAAAATAACGGAAGGGGTCAAAGGCATAAATGAGTTGTTCGGTAGGCACTGTCGGCGAGTGTCCTTGGGAATTGAAGGAGGTGGGAGCGACATGCTTTCCAACCCAAATTGCGAAGATAGtgataaaaaagagggaacggGGGAAGCCACTGACCAAGGCAGTGGGACGCTGTCTGAAGAGGGTATTATCCAATGCGAACACGATAATTTTCTGCGTGATTTCCTAATTCGGGGTGCCCTCGAGGCATACAGAAGTCAAATGGAGcagtgggaaaagaaaaaaccgacagaaggaaacaaaacgagTACGGAGGGTAAAGGAGATGAATCGTCAAAAAAACACGAGGACCAATGCCAGCAGATGGGATACAGCGTTCATGGGGCCTGCACCGTATCAGAGCAAAAATGGAGGCAACATCTGGAAGAGGCTGTGAAGCTCATGGAAAGCATAATTGTagtgaaaaaggaagacgtTTGTGGGGTAtcgaaagaaggggagacGCAAAAATAA